One genomic segment of Catalinimonas alkaloidigena includes these proteins:
- a CDS encoding class I SAM-dependent methyltransferase — translation MAKLSEARTFLKSFTNTDARKFVQSIMKRNYAEAIIEHHPDPQSIHRKAVIDKCQYLVDSTFQRIKQIQGSAEELFPLFARLSRNKQPRDEIWFDEFLQAYQLYKHQRKLRRRYEKIKGYLQGTSYCDIGCGGGDFVAFLKHQHESFQRVAGIDVMDWRTEAVKDEIGFQTLDLSQSDTFSEIKYDTMSCLAVLHHVGNTDETQGVFLQNIRHSLSDGGRLIIEEDVMLPKDELKNNPYYQHQLESLKGQQYPLSDFLKFDYATQKDCIIQIDFLANALAVGVPEMAFPCGFRSIKEWTTLLEKNGYEVEEVKIAGFVPGNFNQSSHVYFVLNKK, via the coding sequence ATGGCTAAACTCAGCGAAGCCCGTACTTTCTTAAAATCTTTTACCAATACTGATGCCAGAAAGTTTGTGCAATCCATCATGAAAAGAAACTACGCGGAAGCAATCATTGAACATCATCCTGATCCTCAATCTATTCATAGAAAAGCAGTAATAGATAAATGTCAGTATCTGGTAGACTCCACATTTCAGCGGATCAAACAAATTCAAGGTTCAGCCGAAGAGCTTTTTCCTCTTTTTGCCCGGCTTTCCCGTAATAAGCAGCCTCGTGATGAGATTTGGTTTGACGAATTTTTACAGGCTTATCAGCTTTATAAACATCAGCGGAAGTTGCGTAGACGCTACGAAAAGATAAAAGGTTACCTGCAAGGTACTTCCTATTGCGACATAGGTTGTGGAGGAGGGGATTTTGTGGCTTTTCTTAAACACCAACATGAGTCATTCCAGAGAGTAGCAGGCATAGATGTGATGGACTGGCGTACTGAAGCTGTAAAAGATGAGATCGGTTTTCAGACGCTGGATCTTTCTCAGTCAGACACTTTTAGCGAAATCAAATACGATACGATGAGTTGCCTGGCGGTACTCCATCATGTAGGTAATACGGATGAAACTCAGGGTGTTTTTTTACAGAATATCCGACATTCACTTTCTGATGGAGGGAGGCTGATCATTGAAGAGGATGTGATGTTACCAAAAGACGAACTAAAAAATAATCCTTATTATCAGCATCAGCTTGAGTCACTGAAAGGCCAACAGTATCCTCTCTCAGACTTTCTCAAATTTGATTATGCTACGCAAAAGGACTGCATCATCCAGATAGATTTTTTGGCCAATGCCCTGGCAGTAGGCGTGCCTGAGATGGCTTTTCCCTGCGGATTTCGCAGTATAAAAGAATGGACCACACTTTTGGAAAAAAATGGATATGAAGTAGAAGAAGTAAAAATCGCTGGCTTTGTGCCGGGAAATTTTAATCAGTCCTCTCATGTCTATTTTGTGCTTAACAAAAAATAA